In Chelmon rostratus isolate fCheRos1 chromosome 20, fCheRos1.pri, whole genome shotgun sequence, a single window of DNA contains:
- the klhl40b gene encoding kelch-like protein 40b, with protein MALPMDPVDEPRVYQQTLLQDGLCDLLENDKLVDCVLKIKDKEFPCHRLVLCACSSYFRTILLSDLEESKKREIVLEDVEPGVMGLILKYLYTSKINVTEQNVQDIFAVANMYQIPSIFTVCVSFLQKRLSLSNCLAIFRLGLMLDCPRLAVSARNFACERFQLISRDEDFLQLLPSELAAILANDNLSVETEEAVFEALMNWVSRDAESREKELPGLLDCVRLRLVSEDYLKERVEKHKLISSNPELQQKLQLVRDAHAGKMPEVKKSKSKKEDAGGEKDGENEDKEEDEGLLPGILNDNLRFGMFVRNLILMVNDTGAVAYDPTENDCFVASLSTQVPKNHISLVTKENQIFVAGGLFFDEQNKEDPLSSYFLQYDPVSADWLGMPPLPSARFLFGLAEAENSIFVLGGRELKEQEHTLDSVLVYDRQSFKWGESEPIPYPVYAHATISHNDVVYVIGGKGDEKSCLRKMCAYDAKRFEWKELAPMKTARSLFGATVHKDKIYVAGGVTDTGLTASVEVYDIAANKWSDFVVFPQERSSLNLVSSAGLLYTVGGFAMMPLEDSDEIIPKEMNDIWRYDEAERKWNGILREIKYASGATVLGVRLNTLRLTKM; from the exons ATGGCTCTACCGATGGACCCCGTGGATGAACCCAGGGTGTACCAGCAGACGTTGCTCCAGGACGGTCTGTGCGACCTGCTGGAGAACGACAAGCTGGTCGACTGTGTGCTGAAGATCAAAGACAAGGAGTTCCCCTGCCACCGGCTGGTCCTGTGTGCCTGCAGCTCGTACTTCCGCACCATCCTTCTGTCTGACCTGGAggagagcaaaaagagagagatcgTCTTGGAGGACGTGGAGCCGGGGGTCATGGGGCTGATCCTCAAGTACCTGTACACCTCCAAAATCAATGTGACAGAGCAGAACGTCCAGGACATCTTCGCAGTGGCTAATATGTACCAGATACCTTcaattttcactgtgtgtgtgtctttcctaCAAAAGCGCCTGAGCCTCAGCAACTGCCTAGCTATCTTCAGGCTCGGCCTGATGCTGGACTGTCCCAGGTTGGCGGTCTCGGCTCGAAACTTCGCCTGCGAGCGCTTCCAGCTcatctccagagatgaggacttcctccagctgctgcccaGTGAGTTGGCAGCCATCTTGGCGAACGATAATCTGAGCGTCGAGACGGAGGAGGCGGTGTTTGAGGCTCTGATGAACTGGGTGTCCCGCGacgcagagagcagagagaaagagctgcCAGGTTTGCTGGACTGCGTTCGTTTGCGTCTGGTGAGCGAGGATTACCTGAAGGAGAGAGTGGAGAAACACAAGCTGATCTCGTCAAACCCCGAGTTGCAGCAGAAGCTCCAGCTGGTCAGGGATGCTCATGCCGGGAAAATGCCAGaagttaaaaaaagcaaaagcaagaagGAGGACGCCggaggagagaaggatggagagaatGAGGATAAAGAGGAAGACGAAGGTCTCCTCCCAGGCATCCTGAATGACAACCTGCGATTTGGCATGTTTGTCCGGAACTTGATACTGATGGTGAACGACACGGGCGCTGTGGCCTACGATCCGACAGAGAACGACTGCTTCGTAGCATCGCTCTCCACGCAGGTTCCCAAAAACCACATCAGCCTGGTCACCAAGGAGAACCAGATCTTTGTGGCTGGAGGATTATTCTTTGATGAACAGAACAAAGAAGATCCGCTGTCCTCTTATTTCCTGCAG TATGACCCAGTCAGCGCTGATTGGCTGGGGATGCCTCCTCTCCCGTCTGCCCGCTTCCTGTTTGGGCTGGCCGAGGCCGAGAACTCCATCTTTGTGTTGGGAGGGAGGGAACTGAAGGAGCAGGAGCACACGCTGGACTCTGTTTTGGTCTACGACAGACA ATCTTTCAAATGGGGCGAATCAGAGCCAATTCCTTACCCAGTCTATGCACATGCAACCATATCGCACAATGATGTTGTTTATGTGATCGGAGGAAAGGGAGACGAGAA GAGCTGTCTGAGGAAGATGTGCGCATATGATGCCAAGAGATTTGAATGGAAGGAGCTTGCACCCATGAAGACTGCACGTTCTTTATTCGGCGCCACTGTTCATAAGGACAAAATCTACGTGGCAGGGGGAGTCACCGACACGGGGCTGACGGCCTCTGTGGAGGTGTACGACATCGCTGCCAACAA gtgGTCAGACTTCGTAGTGTTTCCCCAGGAGCGTAGCTCTCTGAACCTGGTGTCTTCGGCCGGCTTGCTGTACACTGTAGGAGGTTTCGCCATGATGCCTTTGGAGGACAGCGACGAGATCATTCCCAAAGAGATGAACGACATCTGGAG GTATGAcgaggcagagaggaagtggaaCGGGATCCTCAGAGAGATCAAGTATGCTTCAGGGGCCACCGTTCTGGGGGTCCGCCTCAACACCCTGCGTCTCACCAAGATGTAA